A window of Malania oleifera isolate guangnan ecotype guangnan chromosome 5, ASM2987363v1, whole genome shotgun sequence contains these coding sequences:
- the LOC131156644 gene encoding heavy metal-associated isoprenylated plant protein 26-like, translated as MGALDHLSDFFDCSHAKYKHKRRKQLQTVEVKVKMDCEGCERKVRRAVEGMKGVKQVEVERKQHKVTVVGYVDASRVVSRICHRTGKRAEIWPYVPYDVVAHPYAAGVYDKKAPAGYVRGSYDPHVSNLARASSTEVRYTTAFSDENTNACAIM; from the exons ATGGGTGCTCTGGATCATCTCTCGGACTTCTTCGATTGCTCCCATGCCAAATACAAGCACAAAAGGCGGAAGCAACTGCAG ACGGTGGAGGTAAAGGTGAAGATGGACTGCGAAGGCTGCGAGCGGAAGGTGAGGCGGGCGGTGGAGGGGATGAAAGGTGTGAAGCAGGTGGAGGTGGAGCGCAAGCAGCACAAGGTCACCGTCGTCGGATACGTAGATGCCTCCAGGGTGGTGTCACGCATCTGCCATCGGACGGGCAAGAGGGCCGAGATCTGGCCCTACGTCCCATACGACGTCGTCGCCCACCCTTACGCAGCCGGGGTGTACGATAAGAAGGCCCCCGCGGGGTACGTGCGCGGCTCGTACGACCCACACGTTTCGAATCTCGCGCGTGCCAGCTCAACCGAAGTGCGGTACACCACGGCGTTCAGCGACGAGAACACGAACGCTTGTGCTATCATGTGA